From Oryza sativa Japonica Group chromosome 4, ASM3414082v1, one genomic window encodes:
- the LOC4335039 gene encoding zinc finger protein ZAT5: MGVQEEAALAAAVVKGKRSKRQRAHAAVVPIAASATAEEEESMESSLSLSGGAAAEGSSTTSPLLTTTAARGDEAVSGCVTEEEEDMALCLMLLASGGHGERAPDAEAVAAKEAKFRSRRPADGAGAGEFVYECKTCSKCFPSFQALGGHRTSHKKPRLVAPPAAMEPAADDKIKPTIPETAAAAAEEKPPKPSPPRPPASRPIATDPTVLAIPVIPKQEVLDATNSAAIASVSKQPRVHECSICGAEFASGQALGGHMRRHRPLIPASASSAVVSVLDAVDAPRQKEKSLLELDLNMPAPCDDATAETTTTSSAATSPAFAFAVSDRSPLLVPAALVGCHY; the protein is encoded by the coding sequence tcgtcaaggGCAAGCGGAGCAAGCGCCAGCGGGCGCACGCGGCGGTGGTCCCGATCgccgcgtcggcgacggcggaggaggaggagtccaTGGAGTCGTCGCTGTCGCTgtcgggcggcgccgcggcggaggggtcgtcgacgacgtcgccgttgttgacgacgacggccgcaCGGGGCGACGAGGCCGTGTCCGGGTGCGtcaccgaggaggaggaggacatggCGCTCTGCCTCATGCTGCTCGccagcggcggccacggcgagcGCGCGCCGGAcgccgaggcggtggcggcgaaggaggccaAGTTCCggagccggcggccggcggacggcgccggcgccggggagtTCGTGTACGAGTGCAAGACGTGCAGCAAGTGCTTCCCGTCGTTCCAGGCGCTCGGCGGCCACCGCACCAGCCACAAGAAGCCTCGCCTggtcgcgccgccggcggccatggaaccGGCAGCCGATGACAAGATCAAGCCGACCATCCCGGagacagccgccgccgccgccgaggagaagCCGCCCAAGCCATCGCCGCCACGACCACCGGCCTCGAGGCCGATCGCCACCGATCCAACAGTGCTCGCGATCCCGGTGATCCCGAAGCAAGAAGTGCTCGACGCCACCAACTCCGCCGCCATTGCCAGCGTCTCCAAGCAGCCACGTGTCCACGAGTGCTCCATCTGCGGCGCCGAGTTCGCCTCCGGCCAGGCGCTCGGCGGCCACATGCGGCGGCACCGCCCGCTCAtaccggcgtcggcgtcgtccgcGGTGGTGTCCGTGCTCGACGCCGTCGACGCGCCGAGGCAGAAGGAGAAGAGCCTCCTCGAGCTGGATCTCAACATGCCGGCGCCCTGCGACGACGCGACCgccgagacgacgacgacgtcgtccgccgccacctcgccggcgttCGCCTTCGCCGTCAGCGACAGGTCGCCGCTGCTGGTGCCGGCGGCGCTGGTCGGCTGCCATTACTAG